In Dysidea avara chromosome 3, odDysAvar1.4, whole genome shotgun sequence, a single window of DNA contains:
- the LOC136248586 gene encoding CUB and sushi domain-containing protein 3-like, with protein sequence MCDYGDDGTTSYQDVCRYTCVDGSQLIGNSSMTCLSTGMWSNDEPKCTRVSCPTLNHPANGTISCSSGSNQDVVYEVTCNFTCDTGYQLTSGSHSRTCLSDGRWNGSEATCGRVPCTPLFQPTNGAISCLLGDDGVTSFEDTCTFTCNSGYEVRGSSMRTCQSDESWSGMTTTCARVSCPDLHHPDNGMIDCMLGDDGVASYQDTCRFSCAEGYDLSGSTSRMCQYNGTWDGTLFTCHRVPCDELPQPEHGSVMCDYGDDGTTSYQDVCRYTCVDGSQLIGNSSRTCLSTGMWSNDEPRCTRVSCPTLNHPANGIISCSSGSNQDVVYEVTCNFTCDTGYQLTSGSHSRTCLSDGRWNGTEATCGRVPCVQLSQPTNGRISCSLGDDGVTSFEDTCAFTCNSGYEVSGSSMRTCQSDGSWSGMTTTCTRISCPDLHQLDNGMIDCMLGDDGVASYQDTCRFSCDGRYHLGGSTSRTCQNNGTWSGSSTTCTQIVCSELPQLEHGSVACNFEEDRFTTSPWICQYTCMDGFKLIGNTSRTCQSDGLWSGSGATCYRVPCVSLSDPENGNVTCPSNTSVFQDTCTYYCNRGYQLEGNRQTRCSADGTWSSEPVTCTMSSCNDPEVEIANSQSVGGCSSMTYRSNCSMNCLSGYTASGNGMLVCDMNDAGMMKWRSVTKSFDCVKDTNDLIEKVGGGFPVFFVAACIMLISVVLLFIVVLLIKRSRKKRKYYVRSLSNDYCETDMSQESTFYNTNYITTKTSSEHYINLNAHKYSMLERAVDGIEEAYVPVGSTGDVIHLMEEQTIYDTPCEDAFCGVIYDFPPTKLKKIYNSLEDNGLQRICHTDIYTLDHLGSGEFGVVTHAVLHTQSGDAEVAAKTLNTNASGNDKLRFLQEAFMMCQFDHENVIKLYGIVLEEPVMILLEYMPCGDLQNFLILFQLSSSRVHSKLPVLLLKFCREIAAGMAYLNGKQFVHRDLVARNILISDKFICKIAGFGMSRDLIDVDNYMTSGKKIPVKWTAPEALYYRKNSRLIYSDVWSYGCVLYEIWSLGCKPFEDFTNTEVVKLIDSGYRLPPPPGCPKVMYRMMIKCWHPDPMSRPQFGQITKLLAGNGNYLLGWSDEDIQVAGEDGMKLGAPLECGNNLYLNLQQIYL encoded by the exons ATGTGTGACTATGGAGATGATGGAACAACATCTTATCAAGATGTCTGCCGATACACTTGTGTGGATGGTTCTCAACTGATAGGTAACAGCTCAATGACTTGTCTCAGTACGGGGATGTGGAGTAATGATGAACCAAAGTGTACAAGAG TGTCCTGTCCAACCCTCAATCATCCTGCTAATGGAACTATTTCTTGTTCAAGTGGAAGTAACCAGGATGTTGTGTATGaagtgacatgtaattttacatgTGATACTGGATACCAGTTGACCAGTGGTAGTCATAGTAGAACTTGTTTGAGTGATGGAAGGTGGAATGGTAGTGAAGCTACTTGTGGAAGAG TTCCTTGTACTCCACTCTTTCAACCTACTAATGGAGCGATCAGCTGCTTACTTGGTGATGATGGGGTGACTTCCTTTGAGGACACATGCACATTTACATGTAACAGTGGTTATGAAGTTAGAGGTAGCAGTATGAGGACTTGTCAGAGTGATGAGAGTTGGAGTGGtatgacaacaacatgtgcaagAG TATCCTGTCCTGACCTCCATCatcctgataatggaatgattgatTGTATGTTGGGAGATGATGGGGTGGCTTCATACCAAGACACCTGCAGATTCAGTTGTGCTGAAGGTTATGATTTGAGTGGTAGCACCTCTAGAATGTGTCAGTATAATGGAACATGGGATGGTACATTGttcacatgtcatagag TTCCTTGTGATGAACTACCACAACCTGAACATGGATCAGTGATGTGTGACTATGGAGATGATGGAACAACATCATATCAAGATGTCTGCCGATACACTTGTGTGGATGGTTCTCAACTAATAGGTAACAGTTCAAGAACTTGTCTCAGTACTGGGATGTGGAGTAATGATGAACCAAGGTGTACAAGAG TGTCATGTCCAACCCTCAATCATCCTGCTAATGGAATTATTTCTTGTTCAAGTGGAAGTAACCAGGATGTTGTGTATGaagtgacatgtaattttacatgTGATACTGGATACCAGTTGACCAGTGGTAGTCATAGTAGAACCTGTTTGAGTGATGGAAGGTGGAATGGTACTGAAGCTACTTGTGGGAGAG TTCCTTGTGTTCAACTCTCTCAACCTACTAATGGAAGAATCAGCTGCTCACTTGGTGATGATGGGGTGACTTCCTTTGAGGACACATGCGCATTTACATGTAACAGTGGTTATGAAGTTAGTGGTAGTAGTATGAGGacttgtcagagtgatgggagttGGAGTGGTATGACAACAACATGTACAAGAA TATCCTGTCCTGACCTCCATCAACTtgataatggaatgattgatTGTATGTTAGGAGATGATGGGGTGGCTTCATACCAAGACACCTGCAGATTCAGTTGTGATGGACGTTACCATCTCGGTGGTAGCACATCACGCACTTGTCAGAACAATGGAACATGGAGTGGTAGTAGTACAACATGCACCCAAA TTGTCTGTAGTGAGCTACCACAATTGGAACATGGATCTGTTGCTTGTAACTTTGAAGAGGACAGATTTACAACATCTCCATGGATTTGTCAATACACTTGTATGGATGGTTTTAAATTGATTGGTAACACATCAAGGACTTGTCAAAGTGATGGTTTATGGAGCGGTAGTGGTGCAACATGTTACAGAG TACCATGTGTTAGTCTAAGTGATCCAGAGAATGGTAATGTGACTTGTCCCTCTAACACAAGTGTCTTCCAGGATACATGTACTTATTATTGTAATCGTGGTTATCAGTTGGAGGGTAACAGACAAACAAGATGTAGTGCTGATGGGACCTGGAGTAGTGAGCCAGTGACTTGTACCATGTCATCATGTAATGATCCAGAAGTGGAGATAGCAAACAGCCAATCAGTTGGTGGTTGTAGTAGTATGACATATAGATCAAATTGTTCAATGAACTGCTTAAGTGGTTACACTGCTAGTGGAAATGGAATGCTTGTGTGTGACATGAATGATGCTGGGATGATGAAGTGGAGAAGTGTTACTAAAAGTTTTGATTGTGTTAAAG ATACAAATGATCTAATTGAAAAAGTTGGTGGTGGATTTCCAGTCTTTTTTGTAGCTGCTTGCATAATGCTAATTTCAGTTGTTCTATTGTTCATCGTGGTACTGTTGATTAAACGTTCACGAAAGAAAAGAAAATACTATGTCCGTTCGCTGTCCAATG aTTACTGTGAAACAGATATGTCACAAGAATCTACATTTTATAATACGAACTACATAACTACCAAAACA tCTAGCGAGCATTACATAAACTTGAATGCACACAAGTATTCTATGTTGGAAAGAGCTGTGGATGGTATTGAAGAAGCATATGTGCCAGTTGGATCAACTGGTGATGTCATACACCTAATGGAAGAACAGACAATATATGACACACCATGTGAAGATGCATTCTGTGGTGTGATATATGACTTTCCACCAACTAAACttaaaaaaatttacaattcACTAGAAGACAATGGACTCCAAAGGATTTGTCATACTGATATATA CACACTAGATCATCTTGGGTCTGGTGAATTTGGAGTTGTTACTCATGCAGTGTTGCATACACAGTCTGGTGATGCTGAAGTGGCAGCAAAGACATTGAATACTAATGCTAGTGGAAATGACAAACTACGATTCCTCCAAGAAGCATTCATGATGTGCCAGTTTGATCATGAAAATGTAATCAaactttatggaatagtactggAGGAACCTGTGATGATTTTACTTGAGTACATGCCCTGTGGTGATCTACAAAACTTTTTAATTCTATTTCAACTTTC AAGTTCAAGGGTTCACTCAAAGTTACCAGTATTGCTTCTGAAGTTTTGTCGAGAGATTGCAGCAGGAATGGCCTACCTCAATGGTAAACAATTTGTTCACAGAGACCTGGTAGCCAGAAATATTCTTATATCTGACAAATTTATTTGCAAG ATCGCCGGTTTTGGAATGTCTCGTGATCTGATAGATGTAGACAACTACATGACATCTGGAAAGAAAATACCAGTAAAATGGACAGCCCCTGAG GCCTTATACTATAGAAAGAACTCACGGTTAATCTACAGTGACGTGTGGAGTTATGGATGTGTACTCTATGAAATATGGAGTTTGGGATGTAAACCCTTTGAGGACTTTACTAACACTGAG GTAGTGAAGCTAATTGACAGTGGATATAGACTCCCACCCCCTCCTGGTTGTCCTAAAGTGATGTACAGAATGATGATCAAGTGCTG
- the LOC136248587 gene encoding 52 kDa repressor of the inhibitor of the protein kinase-like, producing the protein MSGTCEKARLITGTEKHVAIKLKIVKNAKFLHLRRTQDQTLPVDDHDQSTAGQQEFEQSRALISVGGQELVPVTSKDVQALLEPDLSDERKEQLSVSVRYVANDKVKELFIGFFELSDGVTVTIEKALGSCHLDLSLLRGQAYDGASNMAGKYRGCAAIIQNKHPRALYSHCCSRELNIAMVSSCSLVIVQNLFSVMNKVYKFFDNHPKCQYALNECSSMKVKSLCKTRWLQSIDAFHVFMDMFDSIVQCFDSITNDQSGWSRDALVDAIALSKCLLDFEFIIALHVVERYMSYTESLTRALQARALHIVQAVQHIGVLKQVLTDARSEVEQQFNCLFLNASKCASKHGILVSAPRRCARQTARENHPGSPEEYYIITDL; encoded by the exons ATGTCAG ggacctgtgagaaggctaggcTGATAACTGGGACTGAGAAACATGTAGCTATTAAACTAAAAATTGTGAAGAATGCAAAATTCCTTCATCTGAG ACGAACTCAAGATCAAACTTTGCCAGTTGATGATCATGACCAGAGTACAGCAGGGCAACAAGAATTTGAGCAGTCAAGGGCTTTGATTTCAGTTGGTGGGCAAGAGTTGGTGCCTGTAACAAGTAAGGATGTACAGGCATTGTTAGAGCCTGATTTGTCTGATGAGAGAAAA GAGCAACTATCTGTATCAGTACGGTATGTAGCTAATGATAAGGTGAAGGAGTTGTTTATTGGGTTTTTTGAGTTGTCTGATGGAGTGACAG TGACCATTGAAAAAGCATTAGGTAGTTGTCATTTAGATCTTTCTTTGCTGAGGGGACAAGCATATGATGGAGCCAGTAATATGGCTGGAAAGTATAGAGGTTGCGCAGCAATCATACAAAATAAACATCCCAGAGCTCTTTATTCTCACTGTTGCTCTCGTGAATTAAATATAGCTATGGTTAGCTCATGTAGTTTGGTTATAGTGCAAAATCTCTTCAGTGTTATGAATAAGGTTTATAAGTTTTTTGATAATCATCCCAAATGCCAGTATGCTTTGAATGAATGTTCCTCAATGAAAGTGAAATCATTATGCAAGACTAGGTGGCTGCAAAGCATTGATGCCTTTCATGTTTTTATGGATATGTTTGATAGCATTGTCCAGTGTTTTGATTCCATTACTAATGACCAGTCAGGATGGTCACGTGATGCTTTAGTTGATGCCATAGCACTTTCTAAGTGTCTTTTAGATTTTGAGTTTATCATTGCATTGCATGTAGTTGAAAGGTATATGTCATACACTGAAAGCTTAACTCGAGCTTTGCAGGCTAGGGCACTACATATTGTCCAAGCTGTACAGCATATTGGTGTTTTGAAGCAGGTACTAACTGATGCTCGATCTGAAGTAGAACAGCAGTTTAATTGCTTATTTTTAAATGCCTCAAAATGTGCAAGCAAACATGGCATTTTGGTATCTGCTCCTAGGAGATGTGCCAGACAAACTGCTAGAGAAAACCACCCTGGCAGTCCAGAAGAATATTATATTATCACAGATCTCTAG